One part of the Rutidosis leptorrhynchoides isolate AG116_Rl617_1_P2 chromosome 1, CSIRO_AGI_Rlap_v1, whole genome shotgun sequence genome encodes these proteins:
- the LOC139894285 gene encoding uncharacterized protein: MAPSIIKTNHVTDSEKEGEDKELIPIGVDMIHPWKVGQRRKSEVLEDWKEQLISFPSMFNTNPYDSSVVIEARVANCKIDNIYTDTGARADIMYEHYFIHLPKYVQEMMKETYVPLASFTSESSWSEGSILLEVVLGKPPLKRTANIEFLVVKANSQYNIILGRTALMTFGAVTSTVHGMMKFPTPGGIATLYAERQKSIEFSQVTKAIIKPIIHDDGSISPNLQFPDQKIIIGHTLSMACKEKLYNILATNLDVFAWQPSDMTGVPREVAEHKLNVNPNIHPVCQKRRGMAPERSKFLRDEVRSLVDAEILREVKYQMWVANSVMVRKPDNSWRICS, from the exons atggcgccatccattattaaaACGAATCATGTCACCGATAGTGAGAAAGAAGGCGAGGATAAAGAATTGATACCCATAGGTGTAgacatgatacatccatggaaagttGGACAACGAAGGAAGTCAGAAGTGTTAGAAGATTGGAAAgaacaattaatatcatttccttctatgtttaACACAAATCCGTACGATAGTTCAGTAGTTATAGAAGCACGAGTTGCTAATTGCAAAATAGACAACATTTATACTGACACAGGAGCTAGAGCAGATATTATGTATGAACATTACTTCATACATCTCCCTAAATATGTGCAAGAGATGATGAAAGAAACGTATGTGCCGttagcaagttttacaagtgaatCATCTTGGTCTGAAGGAAGCATTCTTCTTGAAGTAGTTTTGGGCAAGCCACCCCTTAAACGCACAGCAAACATTGAGTTTCTGGTGGTAAAAGCTAATTCACAATATAatataattttgggaagaactgcctTGATGACGTTTGGGGCTGTGACGTCAACTGTGCACGGCATGATGAAATTTCCAACGCCTGGCGGAATAGCAACGTTATACGCAGAgcggcagaagtcaattgagttTTCTCAAGTAACAAAAGCAATAATTAAGCCAATAATACATGATGATGGGTCAATCTCGCCAAATCTACAATTTCCAGATCAAAAGATCATAATTGGGCATACGTTATCTATGGCATGTAAAGAAAAGTTATACAACATTTTGGCAACAAATTTAGACGTCTTTGCATGGcaaccgtctgatatgaccggtgttccaagaGAAGTTGCAGAACATAAGTTAAATGTGAATCCTAATATACATCCTGTTTGTCAAAAGAGGCGAGGCATGGCGCCAGAGCgaagcaaattcctccgtgatgaggtacgaagtctGGTGGATGCTGAAATCTTGCGAGAAGTCAAATATCAGATGTGGGTTGCCAATTCGGTCATGGTAAGGAAGCCGgacaactcatggcggat ATGCAGCTaa